Proteins from a genomic interval of Rubinisphaera italica:
- a CDS encoding site-2 protease family protein: MLGQTSPTPYDIEFNLFGIPVRVHPFFWLVGLVFGWGLQRPDLIVIWMLCLFVSILIHEMGHAILIRAFGYNPHIVLHQFGGYASFIPGYNYSLWKSVAVSFAGPLAGFMFYGVIIGIEYLMVAFNYFPSPQLNFALYQLEWINLYWGLVNLLPVLPLDGGQICRDVLLMFRRDGDLWALRIGGFVGAIVATLFLMREDMYPAVLFGFLALSNLKELSDRNPR, encoded by the coding sequence CGAGTGCATCCGTTTTTCTGGTTGGTGGGATTAGTTTTTGGCTGGGGATTACAACGTCCGGATTTGATTGTCATCTGGATGCTCTGTCTGTTTGTCTCCATATTGATCCATGAGATGGGTCACGCAATTTTGATTCGTGCATTCGGGTACAATCCCCATATTGTTCTGCATCAGTTTGGAGGATATGCCTCTTTTATTCCCGGGTACAATTACTCGCTCTGGAAATCCGTTGCGGTCTCGTTTGCGGGGCCGCTGGCCGGGTTCATGTTTTATGGTGTCATCATCGGCATTGAATATCTGATGGTGGCCTTCAACTACTTTCCCTCCCCTCAACTCAACTTTGCTCTGTATCAACTGGAGTGGATCAACCTGTATTGGGGCCTGGTGAATCTATTACCGGTACTTCCGCTCGATGGTGGCCAAATCTGTCGAGATGTCCTGCTGATGTTTCGCCGTGATGGAGACTTGTGGGCCTTACGAATTGGCGGATTTGTGGGAGCGATTGTCGCCACGTTATTTCTGATGCGGGAAGACATGTATCCTGCGGTCCTGTTTGGGTTCCTCGCACTCTCGAATCTCAAAGAATTGAGCGATCGTAATCCACGCTGA
- a CDS encoding serine/threonine-protein kinase, with translation MNFSTDHNLLIGVIAYNNGFVDQHQLVQAMNQWVVDKSKSLAEVMQTLNAITVEERELILALTERHLEKFGGDTEKTLQQLSSISSVKTHLETIIDSDLQNSLNTLHNQPTHQSVGSSSDDVIGSGQGYIRFHKIRSHAHGGLGEVFIAEDIELSRHVALKEIKGNAKLSPADKVRFLREAEVTGQLEHPGIVPVYGLGSYADGRPFYAMKFIKGDSLQKAIENYHTPATPGRTPEQKLFQLRQLLQRFIDVCNAMHYAHSRGVLHRDLKPGNIMVGKYGETLVVDWGLARLQGETSEELSDTESPQILSGSIETQTLDGTLLGTPAYMPPEQAMGTINQLNATSDVYSLGATLFELLTGQPPFVGKQLTELLKNVRRGNFPNPTEIEKSIPKPLEAICLTAMKLNQADRYQSAEELAEDLERWLADEPVNVWKESFSIRFSRWVKRHRTLFTSLTTSAVVLIAALTLGMVLLNAARKREAAAKEIAETNFRMAKEAVDQFYVRVSEEVLLDQPGLQAVREEMLKEALVYYKRFLEQRTDDPVLQEDQALTMYYQGQILGEIESPEQALGVLKKAEELQIKQVERDAKDPVQKYRLSNIQNAIASQLTKEQQWEEAGQVFEKATAVRQQLVEEFPEDTEYQRKLANTLMNYGLVEMKLGSAEKALESVVRSQDVRQTSLKKDAENVLIQRDLAMGYFNQAMFQLQLKQMAPAVESLEKAVDVFTNVVAIQPQDFRIQLRLAQTKSWLSELLWFQKQQERAGQLNAEGRRLLEMLIMSNPDVTDYHAALARLLMNRARWSEQTNELESAITTLEAAIEQLRLIVDGQSLTETPNEHRDLAVSLSSLAKLIQDSDPERSDALRNESLEILAQLTKDFPENPDFRKLKEKQDALRE, from the coding sequence ATGAATTTTTCCACCGATCATAATCTGCTCATCGGCGTGATTGCCTACAACAATGGATTTGTGGATCAGCATCAGCTGGTTCAGGCAATGAATCAGTGGGTGGTCGATAAATCGAAAAGTCTGGCCGAGGTGATGCAGACACTGAATGCAATCACAGTTGAGGAACGGGAATTAATTCTCGCTCTGACGGAGCGGCATCTGGAAAAGTTTGGTGGGGATACCGAAAAGACGCTTCAGCAACTTTCTTCGATCAGCTCTGTCAAAACGCATCTGGAAACCATCATTGATAGTGATTTGCAGAACAGTTTAAATACGCTACACAATCAACCGACTCATCAATCCGTTGGATCCAGTTCCGATGATGTCATCGGCTCAGGTCAGGGATATATCCGTTTTCATAAAATTCGATCGCATGCTCATGGGGGACTGGGCGAGGTCTTCATTGCCGAGGATATCGAACTGAGTCGGCATGTTGCTCTGAAAGAAATCAAAGGCAATGCCAAACTGTCTCCAGCCGACAAAGTACGGTTTCTTCGTGAAGCCGAAGTGACCGGGCAGCTGGAACATCCCGGTATTGTGCCCGTTTATGGTCTGGGAAGTTATGCCGATGGCCGTCCGTTTTATGCGATGAAATTCATCAAGGGAGACAGCCTCCAGAAAGCGATTGAGAATTATCACACTCCTGCGACGCCCGGCCGAACTCCCGAACAAAAGTTGTTTCAGTTGCGTCAATTGCTCCAGCGATTTATTGATGTCTGCAATGCGATGCATTATGCCCACTCGCGTGGAGTGCTGCACCGGGATTTGAAGCCGGGCAATATCATGGTTGGCAAGTATGGAGAAACACTGGTTGTCGACTGGGGACTGGCTCGTTTACAGGGAGAAACGTCGGAAGAACTGTCCGATACGGAAAGTCCGCAGATCCTATCGGGTTCTATTGAAACACAAACTCTCGATGGCACCTTATTGGGAACTCCCGCTTATATGCCGCCGGAACAGGCGATGGGCACAATCAATCAACTCAATGCCACCAGTGATGTTTATAGCCTGGGAGCGACGCTTTTTGAACTCCTCACGGGTCAACCTCCGTTTGTCGGAAAACAACTGACGGAACTCCTGAAGAATGTTCGTCGTGGGAATTTCCCAAATCCTACAGAAATTGAGAAGTCCATTCCAAAGCCACTTGAAGCCATCTGCCTGACGGCAATGAAGCTCAATCAGGCCGACCGCTATCAGTCAGCCGAAGAACTGGCGGAGGATCTGGAACGCTGGTTAGCCGACGAGCCCGTGAACGTCTGGAAAGAATCGTTTTCGATTCGTTTTAGCCGCTGGGTGAAACGTCATCGCACACTTTTCACCAGCCTGACGACATCTGCCGTTGTTTTGATTGCCGCTTTAACTTTGGGAATGGTGTTGTTGAATGCTGCTCGAAAACGGGAAGCGGCTGCTAAAGAGATTGCAGAAACAAATTTCCGCATGGCGAAAGAAGCGGTCGATCAATTCTATGTTCGGGTCAGTGAAGAAGTTCTGCTCGATCAGCCAGGATTGCAAGCCGTGCGTGAAGAAATGTTGAAAGAGGCACTGGTGTATTACAAACGCTTCCTCGAACAGCGGACTGACGACCCGGTTTTACAAGAGGATCAAGCCCTCACAATGTATTATCAGGGGCAGATCCTGGGTGAAATCGAATCGCCTGAACAAGCCCTGGGAGTCCTGAAAAAAGCCGAAGAACTCCAAATCAAACAGGTGGAACGGGACGCGAAAGATCCGGTGCAAAAATATCGGCTCTCGAATATTCAGAATGCAATCGCATCTCAACTGACCAAAGAGCAACAGTGGGAAGAAGCGGGGCAAGTATTTGAAAAGGCCACAGCCGTTCGTCAACAGTTGGTAGAAGAATTCCCTGAGGACACCGAGTATCAGCGTAAACTGGCTAACACTTTGATGAATTATGGACTGGTCGAAATGAAACTGGGCTCGGCTGAGAAAGCCCTCGAATCAGTCGTGCGGTCTCAAGACGTCCGTCAGACTTCATTGAAAAAAGATGCTGAGAATGTCTTGATTCAGCGCGACCTGGCAATGGGCTATTTCAATCAGGCGATGTTCCAGTTGCAGCTCAAGCAGATGGCCCCAGCAGTGGAATCTTTAGAGAAAGCTGTTGATGTTTTTACAAATGTCGTCGCCATTCAACCTCAGGATTTTCGGATTCAACTGCGGCTGGCTCAAACCAAATCCTGGTTATCGGAACTGCTCTGGTTCCAGAAGCAGCAGGAACGCGCCGGTCAGTTGAATGCAGAAGGCCGCAGGCTTCTCGAAATGCTGATCATGTCCAATCCCGATGTTACCGATTACCACGCAGCTCTGGCACGACTCCTGATGAACCGGGCGCGCTGGTCCGAACAGACCAACGAACTCGAATCGGCCATTACGACACTTGAAGCCGCCATCGAGCAATTGCGTTTGATTGTGGATGGCCAGTCTCTCACGGAAACGCCGAATGAGCATCGCGATTTGGCAGTCTCTTTATCGTCTCTGGCAAAGTTGATCCAAGACTCTGATCCCGAACGATCTGATGCACTTCGAAATGAAAGTTTGGAAATTCTCGCTCAACTGACCAAAGACTTTCCAGAGAATCCTGATTTCAGAAAACTGAAAGAAAAGCAGGACGCCTTGAGGGAATAG
- a CDS encoding SAM-dependent methyltransferase has product MSAVPVESNSLSFWQSALQKQIFRVLGQLKHGRVIIESGDQREAFGTLGKDHLEVVIRVENPQLYRRMAWEGSLGAAESFLQGEWTCDNLVNFFRILCRNMDHLASLDSGWSKLMTTVATWGHQKNRNDKSGSQRNIAAHYDLSNDFFKLFLDETMMYSSAYYAQEDMQLSEASLAKLDLICQKLDLKPEDHVLEIGTGWGGFAQYAVENYGCRVTTTTISTQQHDYAKQRIENAGLTNRVTLLKTDYRDLSGQYDKLVSIEMIEAVGAEFLPTYFEKCESLIKPGGSMLIQSILMPDQRYDRYCRSVDFIQKYIFPGGHLPSISAVQQALSASTQLRLVAFEEFAESYARTLREWRKTFFDKIDQVRNHGFDDRFIRMWDYYLCYCEGAFLEHATSVGQFVWIKAEY; this is encoded by the coding sequence ATGTCAGCAGTCCCAGTGGAGTCAAACTCCCTTTCATTCTGGCAGTCCGCACTGCAAAAACAGATTTTTCGCGTTTTGGGCCAATTGAAGCATGGTCGGGTGATTATCGAGTCTGGTGATCAACGCGAGGCATTCGGCACACTGGGAAAAGACCATCTCGAAGTGGTCATTCGTGTCGAAAATCCCCAGCTCTATCGTCGGATGGCCTGGGAAGGGAGCCTGGGAGCGGCAGAGTCGTTTTTGCAGGGAGAATGGACTTGCGATAATCTCGTCAACTTTTTTCGTATCCTTTGCAGAAATATGGACCACCTGGCAAGCCTCGACTCAGGCTGGTCAAAACTGATGACAACCGTTGCGACCTGGGGACACCAAAAAAATCGGAATGACAAATCCGGCAGTCAACGAAATATCGCAGCTCATTACGACCTGAGCAACGATTTCTTCAAGCTCTTCCTCGACGAAACCATGATGTATTCCTCGGCTTACTATGCTCAGGAGGACATGCAACTTTCGGAAGCTTCGCTTGCGAAACTCGATTTGATCTGCCAGAAACTCGATCTGAAACCTGAAGATCATGTCCTCGAAATTGGTACAGGCTGGGGTGGATTTGCTCAATACGCCGTCGAAAACTACGGCTGCCGCGTCACCACCACAACCATCTCCACTCAACAGCACGACTATGCAAAACAGCGAATCGAAAACGCAGGCTTGACCAATCGTGTCACATTATTGAAAACCGACTACCGTGATTTGTCCGGTCAATACGATAAACTCGTTTCCATCGAAATGATCGAGGCGGTCGGAGCAGAATTTCTGCCCACATATTTCGAGAAATGTGAATCCCTCATCAAACCGGGGGGCTCGATGCTCATTCAAAGCATTCTCATGCCCGACCAACGCTACGATCGCTACTGCCGTTCGGTCGACTTCATTCAGAAGTACATTTTCCCTGGCGGACACCTCCCCTCGATCTCAGCTGTGCAACAGGCCCTTTCAGCCTCCACACAACTTCGATTGGTCGCTTTCGAAGAATTCGCCGAATCGTATGCGAGAACATTACGCGAATGGCGAAAGACGTTCTTCGATAAAATCGATCAGGTCCGCAACCACGGCTTCGATGACCGCTTCATCCGCATGTGGGATTACTACCTCTGCTACTGCGAAGGTGCATTCCTCGAACATGCCACCAGCGTCGGACAATTTGTCTGGATTAAAGCGGAGTATTGA
- a CDS encoding TlpA disulfide reductase family protein, with amino-acid sequence MVLAALNLVMKPTNLSPSFRRASFGITHTFCLMSLIVFASGCGQSETISEQEQEKTLKSAPNIVQLGPEDHQLFGRIENSSENPQTLATVPALTIRPATQTELGPEIQTASLELIRRLPAEKVPVTSGTAEWDLEQISALMTESEALISEDSEVPESTRLVRIRENNQRIVSLASHAISISYDEPDQVPQFNAAVHSLMEARFQLALQGDEAALQELYNDAALLAKQQPDSVAAVIASGTIVRLAEKLALRNEADSPWLSEHVRQAKLFATNFRNEEARAIVQLISAAELCEKRNIILPAIECYTVIQQTFPETPFKERIEASLRRVSLVNRKLTIEGPSIDGKTITLKEYAGQHVIIAFWSSKSHEFVNHLDVLNQLTKNEGYAVIGINLDSEPQNFQDFLSSHDVPGQHIFYPLADLRGANQPFAKQFGVSEAPSYWLVDADGIARATALSVEQLSKLPTQKSITAEN; translated from the coding sequence ATGGTTCTGGCAGCATTGAATCTGGTAATGAAACCAACGAATCTAAGTCCCTCATTTCGAAGGGCTTCATTTGGAATTACTCATACATTCTGCCTGATGAGTCTGATCGTGTTTGCCTCGGGATGTGGACAATCAGAAACCATTTCCGAACAGGAACAGGAAAAGACTCTCAAGTCGGCTCCAAATATTGTCCAGCTGGGGCCTGAGGATCATCAACTCTTTGGCCGTATCGAGAATTCTTCTGAGAATCCACAAACACTGGCGACCGTCCCTGCATTGACGATTCGTCCGGCGACTCAAACGGAACTCGGACCGGAAATTCAGACCGCTTCACTGGAATTAATACGGCGTTTACCGGCCGAAAAAGTCCCGGTGACTTCTGGAACAGCTGAATGGGACCTCGAGCAAATCTCAGCATTAATGACGGAATCGGAAGCTTTGATCAGTGAGGATTCGGAAGTGCCCGAGAGTACTCGGCTGGTGCGGATTCGTGAAAACAATCAGAGAATTGTCTCACTGGCCTCACATGCGATTTCCATATCTTACGATGAACCTGATCAGGTTCCCCAGTTCAATGCTGCCGTCCATTCGTTGATGGAAGCTCGCTTCCAGTTGGCATTACAAGGCGACGAAGCGGCATTGCAGGAGTTATACAACGATGCCGCTTTGCTGGCGAAACAACAACCGGATTCCGTAGCGGCCGTCATCGCGTCAGGAACCATTGTTCGACTGGCGGAAAAATTGGCGTTACGAAATGAAGCCGATTCTCCCTGGTTGAGTGAGCATGTCCGTCAGGCCAAATTGTTCGCAACCAATTTCCGAAATGAAGAAGCCCGGGCCATTGTTCAATTGATTTCCGCCGCAGAACTGTGTGAAAAACGAAACATTATTCTGCCTGCCATAGAATGTTACACTGTTATTCAACAGACCTTTCCGGAGACACCTTTCAAAGAACGAATTGAAGCTTCTTTGCGACGAGTCAGTCTGGTCAATCGAAAGCTGACAATTGAGGGGCCGTCGATTGACGGCAAAACCATCACACTCAAAGAGTATGCGGGTCAGCATGTCATTATTGCCTTCTGGTCTTCAAAGTCACATGAATTTGTGAACCATCTCGACGTTCTGAACCAGTTAACAAAAAACGAAGGCTATGCAGTGATTGGCATCAATCTGGATTCCGAACCGCAAAACTTTCAGGATTTTCTGTCGAGCCACGACGTTCCCGGACAGCACATCTTCTATCCTCTCGCTGATCTCCGTGGAGCCAACCAGCCTTTTGCGAAGCAATTCGGTGTGAGCGAGGCTCCCAGCTACTGGCTGGTCGATGCGGATGGGATTGCTCGTGCAACAGCTCTTTCTGTAGAACAACTCTCAAAATTGCCTACACAAAAATCTATTACCGCTGAGAATTAA
- the lexA gene encoding transcriptional repressor LexA, with product MIEKSHPPLTERQSAIYDFLKEKIVNRGYGPTVREIGNHFGIRSPNGVMCHLKALERKGLITRESHMSRAIQLTDHSQMRSTTMKLAGQIAAGSPVLAVEDQETIDFSGLFNDQDQFCLRVKGDSMIEDHIAEGDYVVVERTTNCNDGDIVVALVDGTEATLKRFFKEPNRIRLEPANSTMQPIYSNNVEIMGVVSGVIRQY from the coding sequence ATGATAGAAAAAAGCCATCCACCGCTTACAGAACGCCAATCAGCCATTTACGATTTCTTAAAAGAAAAAATTGTGAACCGAGGCTACGGTCCCACTGTCCGTGAGATTGGGAATCACTTTGGAATTCGTTCCCCCAATGGAGTTATGTGCCATCTGAAGGCACTGGAACGCAAGGGATTGATTACTCGGGAATCACACATGTCCCGCGCAATTCAGTTGACGGATCACTCTCAAATGCGATCCACAACCATGAAACTGGCTGGTCAGATTGCAGCGGGAAGTCCGGTTCTGGCTGTCGAAGATCAGGAAACAATTGACTTTTCCGGATTGTTCAACGACCAGGATCAATTTTGTCTCCGCGTTAAAGGCGATTCGATGATCGAAGATCATATTGCTGAAGGAGACTATGTTGTCGTCGAACGAACCACCAATTGCAACGACGGAGATATTGTTGTCGCTCTGGTTGATGGCACAGAAGCGACATTGAAGCGTTTCTTCAAAGAACCAAACCGGATTCGCCTTGAACCTGCCAATTCCACTATGCAACCTATCTACTCGAACAATGTCGAAATTATGGGTGTCGTCTCTGGTGTAATTCGTCAGTACTAA
- a CDS encoding sugar ABC transporter ATP-binding protein, producing the protein MSISTSSILSMSGITKRFGATIALDDVAIDVQPGQVLALIGENGAGKSTLMRILSGSIKPDSGQMCLEQQAYEPADPHSARLAGVSMIYQELTIAPDLSLEDNLMLGCESSRFGLLDRKAQRERMQEALRLLGLDQFPLTIPARLLSPASQQLVEIARALVNQSKIVIFDEPTSSLTSEDVQQLFKVIRILKERGLGLVYISHFLEEIRELCDDYVILRDGQSVGAGKLDEASDDQIVHLMIGRELDELFPTVPHEQGELLVDLTNLTGSEKPVDVSLQIRRGEIVGLAGLVGAGRTELARCLYGLDPVKSGTVKIEEIQPAPNPRARIRAGMGMVSEDRKTEGLAQNRSIADNLTLSRLEDYARFGVVNLTSQKKSAREWMNRLNVKAESPEQTIQALSGGNQQKVAIARVLHQQADLLILDEPTRGIDVRTKSEIYRLMGECAAQGKAVLFISSYLPELQAVCDRIGVMARGRLKEIRPTEEWTAAEIMRVAISK; encoded by the coding sequence ATGTCAATCAGCACATCCTCCATTCTGAGTATGTCGGGAATCACGAAACGGTTTGGAGCAACCATCGCATTAGACGATGTCGCGATTGATGTGCAGCCTGGCCAGGTGCTGGCTTTGATTGGGGAAAATGGAGCGGGCAAGAGTACCTTGATGCGGATTTTAAGTGGTTCGATCAAACCCGATTCCGGACAAATGTGTCTGGAGCAGCAGGCTTACGAACCAGCCGACCCACACTCTGCTCGACTGGCGGGTGTGAGCATGATTTATCAGGAGTTGACGATCGCTCCTGACTTGAGTCTGGAAGACAATTTGATGCTCGGCTGCGAGTCATCCCGGTTTGGATTGCTCGATCGTAAGGCTCAGCGAGAGCGGATGCAGGAAGCTCTTCGCCTGCTTGGATTGGATCAGTTTCCGCTGACGATACCGGCGCGCCTGCTGTCTCCCGCTTCTCAACAGTTGGTGGAAATTGCGCGGGCCTTGGTCAATCAATCGAAGATTGTGATTTTTGACGAGCCGACGAGTTCTTTGACGTCGGAAGATGTGCAGCAGTTGTTCAAGGTAATACGCATCCTGAAAGAACGTGGGTTAGGTCTGGTTTACATCAGTCATTTTCTGGAAGAAATTCGAGAACTGTGCGATGACTATGTGATACTTAGAGATGGTCAAAGTGTGGGAGCTGGCAAGCTGGATGAGGCGAGCGATGATCAGATCGTGCATCTGATGATTGGCCGAGAACTCGATGAATTATTTCCGACAGTGCCTCATGAGCAGGGCGAACTCTTGGTGGATCTGACTAATCTTACCGGCTCAGAGAAGCCGGTCGATGTTTCGCTGCAGATTCGTCGCGGAGAGATTGTCGGTCTGGCGGGTCTGGTCGGAGCCGGGCGAACGGAGTTGGCGCGGTGTCTGTATGGATTGGATCCAGTGAAGTCGGGGACTGTCAAAATTGAAGAGATCCAACCGGCTCCAAATCCGCGGGCTCGGATTCGAGCGGGGATGGGGATGGTTTCGGAAGACCGAAAAACAGAAGGGCTCGCCCAAAATCGTTCGATTGCTGACAACCTGACATTATCACGACTGGAAGACTATGCGCGGTTCGGTGTGGTGAATTTGACCTCTCAGAAAAAATCTGCTCGCGAGTGGATGAATCGTCTGAATGTCAAAGCGGAATCTCCCGAGCAGACGATTCAGGCACTTTCGGGGGGCAATCAGCAGAAGGTCGCGATCGCACGCGTATTGCATCAGCAGGCCGATTTATTAATTCTCGATGAGCCCACACGTGGCATTGATGTCCGAACGAAATCGGAAATCTATCGGCTGATGGGCGAGTGCGCGGCTCAGGGAAAAGCGGTGTTGTTTATCAGTTCGTACCTGCCGGAGTTGCAGGCGGTGTGTGATCGAATTGGTGTGATGGCGCGGGGGCGATTGAAAGAGATTCGTCCTACGGAAGAGTGGACGGCAGCTGAGATTATGCGCGTTGCGATTTCGAAGTGA
- a CDS encoding tetratricopeptide repeat protein, which produces MTHTIRTLFCGVCLFLVISSTSLSADEKPPIEKTEAQTAAAQKSFELGKSAMELEDFETAIEHFEAAVKVEAENGEYHHALGLAYMANRNANAGWYHFRMAVRYAPKNEAAVMDFLRTWKFLDDRGLFSVGTTADTIMNVLGKPDQFEQNGIQSRAIYGFMSINMINQQVFSILDLRNLPEGGLRSEDGLAFSLPEGWRVAYRILSFEQGNTEFTKGEETIQNWTELFSSQRFIGIVEEQSAKKMMEIIRESLTGSFKEVEFDVLNETPDDVLFFWRIKETDEHPSQYEMVRIVKGKSDIHRIAYTKKADQKDEENIKLWTETLRSARLMTAEELRKYQQQAALEHEILQATRFQLQKQEEYIRDGNIEELKKFILPEKQNEITPELLKKIDSINFSIDEQTMVKRVELKEEDGKRKARIFNSKDEQVLTLIEEDNTWYATELWFVKLAGKP; this is translated from the coding sequence ATGACTCACACAATCCGAACGCTTTTCTGCGGAGTCTGCCTCTTCCTGGTGATTTCATCAACCAGCCTTTCCGCCGATGAAAAACCGCCCATAGAGAAAACGGAAGCGCAAACCGCAGCCGCGCAGAAGAGTTTTGAACTTGGCAAATCTGCGATGGAGCTGGAGGACTTTGAAACTGCCATCGAACATTTTGAAGCAGCCGTCAAAGTAGAAGCGGAAAACGGTGAGTATCATCACGCCCTCGGACTGGCATACATGGCCAACCGCAATGCGAATGCAGGTTGGTATCACTTTCGCATGGCTGTCCGATACGCCCCGAAAAACGAAGCGGCTGTGATGGACTTCCTCCGCACCTGGAAATTTCTGGATGATCGCGGCCTCTTCAGCGTTGGTACGACTGCAGACACAATCATGAACGTTTTGGGCAAGCCAGATCAATTCGAGCAGAATGGCATCCAGAGCCGCGCCATCTACGGATTCATGTCCATCAACATGATCAACCAGCAGGTCTTTTCCATTCTCGACTTACGTAATCTTCCCGAAGGTGGATTACGCAGCGAAGATGGTCTCGCGTTTTCACTTCCTGAAGGCTGGCGCGTTGCCTATCGAATATTATCTTTCGAACAGGGCAACACAGAATTTACCAAAGGTGAGGAAACGATTCAAAACTGGACCGAACTCTTTTCCAGCCAGCGATTCATCGGAATTGTTGAAGAGCAATCGGCAAAAAAAATGATGGAAATCATCCGCGAAAGCCTGACCGGTTCCTTCAAAGAGGTGGAATTTGATGTGCTCAATGAAACCCCGGACGATGTGCTCTTCTTCTGGAGAATCAAGGAAACCGATGAGCACCCATCGCAATACGAAATGGTCCGCATCGTGAAAGGCAAAAGCGATATTCATCGAATTGCCTATACGAAAAAAGCCGATCAGAAAGACGAAGAGAACATCAAACTCTGGACCGAAACCCTCCGATCAGCCCGGTTAATGACTGCAGAAGAACTCCGAAAATATCAACAGCAGGCCGCCCTGGAACATGAGATACTTCAGGCGACTCGTTTTCAATTACAAAAGCAGGAAGAGTATATTCGGGATGGAAACATCGAAGAATTGAAGAAATTTATCCTGCCTGAAAAACAAAACGAAATTACGCCTGAGCTACTCAAGAAAATCGACAGCATAAATTTCTCAATTGATGAACAAACGATGGTGAAGCGTGTTGAACTGAAAGAAGAAGACGGCAAACGCAAAGCACGGATTTTCAATTCCAAAGACGAACAGGTCCTCACACTCATCGAAGAAGACAACACCTGGTACGCTACCGAACTCTGGTTTGTTAAACTCGCAGGAAAGCCATAA
- a CDS encoding tRNA (cytidine(34)-2'-O)-methyltransferase — protein MTKQTPILNVVLFEPEIPQNTGNIGRSCVAVGAKLWLIRPLGFELDAKHLRRAGIDYWQYLNWDVVDSWQELRQQLPDRNVWCLTKFGTRTPWEAQFARGDILLFGKESAGLPDEIRSEYSENCLRLPMHPEVRSLNLASTANTIMYEAVRQFGGLPDL, from the coding sequence ATGACAAAGCAAACTCCAATCCTGAACGTCGTACTCTTTGAACCCGAAATTCCTCAAAACACGGGAAACATCGGTCGCTCCTGCGTAGCCGTCGGTGCTAAACTCTGGCTCATCCGTCCGCTCGGTTTCGAGCTGGATGCCAAACACCTTCGTCGAGCCGGGATTGATTATTGGCAATATCTCAATTGGGACGTTGTCGATTCCTGGCAGGAACTTCGCCAGCAATTGCCGGATCGAAACGTCTGGTGTCTGACCAAATTCGGCACTCGCACTCCCTGGGAAGCTCAGTTCGCTCGCGGAGATATTCTCCTGTTCGGAAAAGAGAGCGCCGGTCTGCCCGACGAAATTCGTAGCGAATATTCCGAGAACTGCCTGCGATTACCGATGCACCCGGAAGTTCGCAGCCTCAATCTGGCCAGCACCGCCAACACGATAATGTACGAAGCGGTCCGTCAGTTTGGTGGCTTGCCTGATTTGTAA
- a CDS encoding NUDIX domain-containing protein — protein MGIRPEGAVLAGFAEFPGGKQLLPESTSETAVRECREETGLQVEALRLLHQEQFTYEHGEVLLDFWQCKLVDGQSPDSLQAPWKWIPRNELDSYSFPPANAVVLEQIRISTPVD, from the coding sequence GTGGGCATTCGGCCGGAAGGGGCCGTGCTGGCTGGTTTCGCCGAGTTCCCCGGCGGTAAGCAACTCCTTCCTGAAAGTACATCCGAGACCGCCGTTCGGGAATGTCGTGAGGAAACCGGTTTGCAAGTCGAAGCGCTTAGGCTGCTCCACCAGGAACAATTTACGTACGAACATGGCGAGGTTCTGCTCGACTTCTGGCAGTGCAAGCTGGTCGACGGTCAATCTCCCGACTCCTTACAGGCACCTTGGAAGTGGATCCCACGAAATGAATTAGACTCCTATTCTTTCCCCCCGGCCAACGCTGTCGTTCTTGAACAGATTCGCATATCCACTCCAGTTGACTAA